From a region of the Schistocerca nitens isolate TAMUIC-IGC-003100 chromosome 8, iqSchNite1.1, whole genome shotgun sequence genome:
- the LOC126199015 gene encoding cuticle protein 19.8-like: MFKQLIVVLAVVAACLAAPGPKPAPGLLASYVAGAPVAYTAHAVAAPVAYTAAAAPVAYAAPYSAAYVAPYPAAYRAAILG, translated from the exons ATGTTCAAGCAG CTGATCGTCGTCCTGGCCGTGGTGGCTGCCTGCCTGGCCGCCCCCGGACCCAAGCCGGCCCCCGGCCTGCTGGCCAGCTACGTGGCCGGCGCCCCCGTCGCCTACACTGCCCACGCAGTCGCCGCCCCCGTCGCCTACACCGCTGCCGCCGCCCCTGTGGCGTACGCCGCTCCGTACTCGGCTGCCTACGTAGCCCCGTACCCAGCAGCCTACAGGGCAGCCATCCTCGGATGA